A section of the Mesorhizobium loti genome encodes:
- the tldD gene encoding metalloprotease TldD, protein MNSLIGQFDMSDDRIKQIVADTINGADDGELFLEYSESEALMFDNGRLKTANFNTDQGFGLRAVAGEASGYAHSSDLSEASLLRAAAAVATVKGGYSGTLATPPARTNRHLYGDENPIPSPSFEAKAKLLQEIDAWLRAEDPRVRQVTASLAASWQHVEIVRADGQVVRDIRPLVRINVSVVVGDGDRQESGSYGMGGRKAFGEFLIEDSWKHAAKEALRQALVNLEAIPAPAGTFDIVLSSGWPGVMLHEAVGHGLEGDFNRKKTSAFAGLLGQQVAAKGVTVVDDGTIPERRGSLTVDDEGTPSARNVLIEDGKLVGYMQDRQNARLMGMKATGNGRREGYAHQPMPRMTNTYMTSGDMEPDEIIASVKNGIYAVSFGGGQVDITSGKFVFGCTEAYMIENGKVTQPIKGAMLIGNGPDAMHRVSMVGNDMKLDNGIGMCGKAGQGVPVGVGQPHLRMNQMTVGGTRV, encoded by the coding sequence ATGAACAGCCTGATCGGCCAATTCGACATGTCAGACGATCGTATCAAGCAGATCGTTGCCGACACCATAAACGGCGCCGACGACGGCGAACTGTTTCTCGAATACAGCGAGAGCGAAGCGCTGATGTTCGACAATGGCCGGTTGAAGACCGCCAACTTCAACACCGACCAGGGCTTTGGCCTGCGCGCGGTCGCCGGTGAGGCCAGTGGCTACGCTCATTCGAGCGACCTCTCCGAGGCCTCGCTGCTGCGCGCGGCCGCTGCCGTTGCGACCGTCAAGGGCGGCTATTCCGGTACGCTTGCCACGCCGCCCGCCCGCACCAACCGCCATCTCTACGGCGACGAGAACCCGATCCCCTCGCCTTCCTTCGAGGCCAAGGCAAAGCTGTTGCAGGAAATCGACGCCTGGCTGCGCGCCGAGGATCCGCGCGTGCGCCAGGTGACGGCCTCGCTCGCCGCGTCCTGGCAGCATGTCGAGATCGTACGCGCGGACGGTCAGGTGGTGCGCGATATCAGGCCGCTGGTCCGCATCAACGTCTCGGTCGTGGTTGGCGACGGCGACCGCCAGGAAAGCGGCTCCTACGGCATGGGTGGACGCAAGGCCTTTGGCGAATTCCTGATCGAGGACAGCTGGAAGCATGCCGCCAAGGAAGCGCTCCGTCAGGCGCTGGTCAATCTCGAGGCCATTCCCGCCCCGGCCGGTACCTTCGACATCGTGCTGTCCAGCGGCTGGCCGGGCGTCATGCTGCACGAAGCCGTCGGGCACGGGCTGGAAGGCGACTTCAACCGCAAGAAGACTTCGGCCTTCGCCGGCCTTTTGGGCCAGCAGGTCGCCGCCAAGGGCGTCACCGTGGTTGATGACGGCACAATCCCGGAGCGGCGTGGCTCGCTCACCGTCGACGACGAAGGGACGCCGTCGGCCCGCAACGTGCTGATCGAGGACGGCAAGCTGGTCGGCTACATGCAGGACAGGCAGAATGCCCGGCTGATGGGCATGAAGGCCACCGGCAACGGAAGGCGCGAGGGCTACGCGCACCAGCCGATGCCGCGCATGACCAATACCTACATGACTTCTGGTGACATGGAGCCGGACGAGATCATCGCCTCGGTCAAGAACGGCATCTATGCCGTCTCCTTCGGCGGCGGCCAGGTCGACATCACTTCGGGCAAATTCGTGTTCGGCTGCACCGAGGCCTACATGATCGAGAACGGCAAGGTAACGCAGCCGATCAAGGGGGCGATGCTGATCGGCAACGGGCCGGATGCCATGCACCGCGTCTCGATGGTCGGCAACGACATGAAGCTCGACAATGGCATCGGCATGTGCGGCAAGGCCGGACAGGGCGTGCCGGTCGGCGTCGGCCAGCCGCATCTCAGGATGAACCAGATGACGGTTGGCGGCACAAGGGTTTGA
- a CDS encoding NAD-dependent deacylase — translation MPRSRIVILTGAGISAESGVATFRDPDGVWTKCNLEDVATPEGFARDPVKVQDFYNMRRRQMDSVEPNVAHAALARLEREIRGDVLLVTQNIDDLHERAGSRNLIHMHGELGRALCQDCGGSSAWAGDIAIQSGCPACGAKGRLRPDVVWFGEMPYRMEEIGEALTRCDLFVAIGTSGNVYPAAGFVEEARAAGALTIELNLKCAG, via the coding sequence ATGCCCAGATCAAGGATCGTCATCCTGACAGGTGCCGGCATTTCGGCGGAATCGGGCGTCGCGACCTTTCGCGATCCCGATGGTGTCTGGACGAAATGCAACCTCGAAGACGTTGCGACGCCGGAAGGTTTTGCCCGCGATCCCGTCAAGGTGCAGGACTTCTACAACATGCGCCGGCGACAAATGGACAGCGTCGAGCCGAACGTGGCCCATGCGGCACTGGCCAGGCTGGAGCGCGAAATCCGAGGCGACGTCCTCCTCGTCACCCAGAATATCGACGATCTGCATGAGCGCGCCGGCTCGCGAAACTTGATCCATATGCATGGAGAGCTCGGCCGCGCGCTTTGCCAGGACTGTGGCGGAAGCAGCGCCTGGGCCGGCGACATCGCTATTCAGTCCGGATGTCCAGCCTGCGGTGCGAAGGGACGGTTGCGGCCCGACGTGGTCTGGTTCGGCGAGATGCCTTACCGCATGGAAGAGATCGGCGAGGCGTTGACGCGTTGCGACCTGTTCGTGGCGATCGGAACGAGCGGCAACGTCTACCCGGCCGCGGGTTTTGTCGAGGAGGCGCGCGCCGCCGGCGCCTTGACGATCGAACTCAACCTGAAATGCGCCGGCTAG
- a CDS encoding transglutaminase-like cysteine peptidase, with the protein MRHSSVLTSSILLGFVSLIGATSLQVSPAAAQSTLFKRISTRPSTDGSLSAAVGGSTSVPYGWLDFCHRRPKECKVPALPAASVKLTAQNLRTLKRINQKANRSIKPVSNFDHWGTMTDHWDYPVDGKGDCKIYALYKRKLLQEAGFPRQALLMTVVHDLDNEGHTILTVKTDKGDLVLDNLVDEIRPWNATGYYFLKRQSQQNPNVWVSINQRGGTPKAITNVAKLVN; encoded by the coding sequence ATGCGGCATTCCTCCGTCCTGACCTCGTCTATCCTGCTTGGCTTCGTTTCGTTGATCGGTGCGACGTCGCTGCAAGTCAGCCCGGCGGCGGCGCAGTCGACCTTGTTCAAGCGAATATCGACGCGCCCATCCACGGATGGGTCACTCTCCGCCGCCGTTGGCGGCTCCACCAGCGTCCCCTACGGTTGGCTCGATTTCTGCCATCGCCGACCAAAAGAGTGCAAGGTGCCCGCTCTCCCGGCCGCCAGCGTCAAGCTGACCGCGCAGAACCTGCGCACCCTCAAGCGGATAAACCAGAAGGCGAACAGGTCCATCAAACCCGTCAGCAATTTCGACCACTGGGGCACGATGACGGACCACTGGGATTACCCGGTTGACGGCAAGGGCGACTGCAAGATCTACGCACTCTACAAGCGCAAGCTTCTTCAGGAGGCTGGATTTCCCCGGCAGGCGCTGCTGATGACAGTGGTGCACGACCTTGACAATGAAGGCCACACTATCCTGACGGTGAAAACCGACAAAGGCGATCTGGTCCTCGACAATCTGGTCGACGAAATCAGGCCCTGGAACGCAACAGGCTACTATTTCCTGAAACGGCAGTCGCAGCAGAACCCGAATGTCTGGGTGTCGATCAACCAGCGAGGTGGCACGCCGAAGGCCATCACGAATGTTGCCAAACTCGTGAACTGA
- a CDS encoding caspase family protein: MIAMRTVLKFLAFFLALSILAFGSTAGALAQGEKRLAFVIGNAAYPASALTTPANDAGLIAQTLQAAGFDVVGARDVDQESLRGAYRDFLAKVTAAGPDAVVFVYLAGQGLQFEGENYFAPVDAEIANAADVPMAAVRISDLTKPLAALPTKVNIVVLDAARPNSFAKSNQPLAGGLALVDPDPNMLIAFNAAPGTVAPEGKGPYGAYAQALAEMIRDGGLQLGDVFDRTRLRVNEVTDGAEVPWNASKITDPFVFFDRGPDAPAPQVSAAEVRTNRTKEIRDFDARDAYIAALDRDTMRGYEDFIVAYPHDPMAKRVRAILAARREAITWRQTWLRDTPEAYWSYLDRYPHGPHAWDARRRLEHFDAALEPPQNFVVYDYDVPPPPPEEIVYVDRPVLYFDDPEFDFDPPPPVAVIFLPPRPRDFIELPPPPPPVGIFVLPTPVFVPVPAWVNPPHDIFPPPNDVIFNNIHNTTIINNTTINETNNQGGGLTTGQKLTAGAVGLGAAALATKVALPAFLQKKETVLSKQNPGGLPLKPGQGGQQPGGARPLSKTLPADKLTGHALPGADGKTLPLVNGKPVLNGQNLPNNKSRKLLNKQVTAGGNAAVTGNPVVNGQNGTNGQGNGQGQNGTGKKLRKIPGVNGTPAANRANNPSALNGQNSGQNPPNGKFRKLHNQGGGQTNAQANGQGNGLKGDGKAPKFRKLPVNGNTGGNVQQKFKANNGNPQLKVQVQPRPQRPEFHAQPRQQMQPRPQRPEFHAQPKQQVQRQAQPRPPQPPAARKPSCGHPNEPACKK; encoded by the coding sequence ATGATCGCAATGCGGACGGTCTTGAAATTCCTCGCCTTCTTCCTCGCTCTCTCCATTCTGGCATTCGGCTCTACGGCCGGGGCGCTGGCGCAAGGCGAAAAGCGCCTAGCCTTCGTCATCGGCAATGCCGCCTATCCCGCCAGCGCGCTGACGACGCCTGCCAATGATGCGGGCTTGATCGCCCAGACATTGCAGGCGGCCGGGTTCGACGTGGTCGGCGCGCGCGACGTCGACCAGGAATCGCTGCGTGGCGCTTATCGCGATTTCCTCGCCAAGGTGACCGCAGCCGGCCCCGACGCGGTGGTATTTGTTTATCTGGCCGGGCAGGGATTGCAGTTCGAAGGTGAGAATTATTTCGCGCCCGTCGATGCCGAGATCGCCAATGCGGCTGACGTGCCGATGGCAGCGGTGCGGATTTCCGACCTTACAAAGCCTCTCGCCGCGCTGCCGACGAAGGTCAACATCGTCGTGCTCGACGCCGCGCGGCCAAATTCTTTCGCCAAGTCGAACCAGCCGCTGGCCGGTGGCCTCGCACTGGTCGATCCCGACCCGAACATGCTGATCGCCTTCAACGCAGCCCCGGGCACCGTCGCGCCGGAAGGCAAGGGGCCGTATGGGGCCTATGCCCAGGCGCTTGCCGAGATGATCAGGGATGGTGGCCTGCAGCTGGGCGATGTGTTTGACCGCACACGGCTGCGGGTCAATGAAGTGACTGATGGCGCGGAGGTGCCTTGGAATGCCTCCAAGATCACCGATCCCTTTGTCTTCTTCGATCGCGGCCCGGATGCTCCGGCGCCGCAGGTCTCCGCCGCCGAGGTGCGTACCAACCGGACCAAGGAGATACGCGATTTCGATGCGCGTGATGCCTACATAGCGGCTCTCGATCGCGACACGATGCGCGGCTACGAAGATTTCATCGTTGCTTATCCGCATGATCCGATGGCCAAGCGCGTGCGCGCGATCCTGGCGGCGCGGCGCGAGGCGATCACCTGGCGCCAGACCTGGCTCAGGGACACGCCCGAAGCCTACTGGTCCTATCTCGATCGCTATCCGCATGGCCCCCATGCCTGGGACGCCCGCCGCAGGCTCGAGCATTTCGACGCCGCCCTGGAGCCGCCGCAGAATTTCGTGGTCTATGACTATGACGTGCCGCCGCCACCGCCGGAAGAGATCGTCTATGTCGACCGGCCCGTGCTCTATTTCGACGATCCGGAATTTGACTTCGATCCACCGCCGCCCGTGGCGGTGATCTTCCTGCCGCCGCGGCCGCGCGACTTCATCGAATTGCCGCCACCCCCGCCGCCGGTCGGGATCTTCGTGCTGCCGACGCCTGTCTTTGTGCCGGTGCCTGCCTGGGTGAACCCGCCGCATGACATCTTCCCGCCGCCGAACGACGTCATCTTCAACAACATCCACAACACCACGATCATCAACAACACGACGATCAACGAGACCAACAACCAGGGCGGTGGCCTCACCACCGGCCAGAAGCTGACTGCTGGCGCCGTGGGCCTGGGTGCTGCCGCCCTGGCGACCAAGGTGGCGTTGCCGGCTTTCCTGCAGAAAAAGGAAACCGTGCTGTCCAAACAGAACCCCGGCGGCCTGCCGCTGAAGCCGGGGCAGGGTGGCCAACAGCCGGGTGGTGCCAGGCCGTTGTCGAAGACATTGCCTGCCGACAAGCTGACAGGTCATGCCTTGCCCGGCGCTGACGGCAAGACCCTGCCGCTCGTCAATGGCAAGCCGGTGCTGAATGGACAGAACCTGCCCAACAACAAGTCCAGGAAGCTCTTGAACAAGCAGGTCACGGCAGGTGGAAACGCCGCCGTGACCGGCAACCCGGTGGTGAATGGGCAAAACGGGACCAATGGCCAGGGCAATGGGCAGGGCCAGAACGGTACCGGCAAGAAGCTCCGCAAGATCCCGGGCGTCAACGGCACGCCTGCGGCGAATCGAGCGAACAACCCATCGGCGCTCAATGGCCAGAATTCAGGCCAGAATCCGCCTAACGGCAAGTTCAGGAAACTTCACAATCAGGGCGGCGGCCAGACGAACGCCCAGGCCAATGGGCAAGGCAATGGGCTCAAGGGCGATGGCAAGGCTCCCAAATTCCGCAAGTTGCCTGTCAACGGCAACACTGGCGGCAATGTCCAGCAGAAATTCAAGGCCAACAACGGCAACCCGCAGCTGAAGGTGCAGGTGCAGCCCAGGCCGCAGAGGCCAGAGTTCCACGCCCAGCCGAGGCAGCAGATGCAGCCCAGGCCGCAGAGGCCAGAGTTCCACGCCCAGCCGAAGCAGCAGGTGCAGCGGCAGGCACAGCCAAGGCCGCCGCAGCCGCCAGCTGCCAGGAAGCCGTCTTGCGGGCATCCCAATGAGCCCGCTTGCAAGAAATAG
- a CDS encoding class I SAM-dependent RNA methyltransferase, producing the protein MSARFTIKKLGAQGDGIAETEGGDLFIPFTLPGETVTAARERDRATLMAVLEASPLRIEPACRHFTECGGCALQHFEAEAYRQWKREKVVHALKGKGIECDIDALVACAPRTRRRVVLAARRTDTGTLLGFNRHLSPEIISISECPISLPEIVGALGQLKALADLICATTKSFRMAVTVTGSGLDVAVHDSGKLGEHQRRIASNFVLAQGFARLSIDDEIIIEPRKPVVMFGSVAVAVPPGAFLQATEAAEQTMAEIVGGHLKRAKKIADLFAGCGSFALRLAARSEVHAVEGDAAALSALDRGSRFATGIKRVTGERRDLFRRPLTFKELNAFDGLVFDPPRAGAEDQSKQIARSDVPFVAAVSCNPVTLARDLRILVDGGYTLKSVTPIDQFLWSPHVEAVALLEKPRKRRG; encoded by the coding sequence ATGAGCGCGCGCTTTACCATCAAAAAGCTTGGCGCCCAGGGCGACGGCATTGCAGAGACCGAAGGCGGCGATCTGTTCATTCCCTTTACGCTGCCCGGGGAGACCGTCACCGCCGCGCGCGAGCGGGATCGCGCCACGTTGATGGCGGTGCTGGAGGCTTCGCCACTGCGCATCGAGCCCGCCTGCCGCCATTTCACGGAGTGCGGCGGCTGTGCCCTTCAGCATTTCGAGGCCGAAGCCTATCGCCAGTGGAAACGCGAGAAGGTGGTGCACGCCCTGAAGGGCAAGGGCATCGAGTGCGACATCGACGCGCTGGTTGCCTGCGCGCCGCGGACGCGACGCCGTGTCGTGCTCGCCGCGCGCCGCACCGATACAGGCACGCTGCTCGGCTTCAATCGCCATCTGTCGCCTGAAATCATTTCCATATCGGAATGTCCGATCTCGCTGCCTGAAATCGTCGGAGCGCTTGGCCAGTTGAAGGCGCTCGCTGACTTGATATGCGCCACCACCAAATCTTTCCGGATGGCGGTCACCGTGACCGGTTCCGGCCTCGATGTCGCGGTGCATGACTCCGGCAAGCTCGGCGAACACCAGCGCCGCATCGCGTCCAATTTTGTCCTTGCGCAAGGCTTTGCCAGGCTGTCCATCGATGACGAGATCATCATCGAACCGAGGAAGCCCGTGGTGATGTTCGGCAGCGTCGCGGTCGCCGTGCCGCCGGGTGCCTTCCTGCAGGCAACCGAAGCAGCCGAGCAGACGATGGCCGAGATTGTCGGCGGACATCTGAAGCGCGCCAAGAAGATCGCCGACCTTTTCGCAGGCTGTGGCAGCTTTGCGCTCCGGCTCGCGGCGAGGTCGGAAGTCCATGCCGTGGAGGGCGATGCGGCGGCACTTTCGGCGCTCGACCGGGGATCGCGCTTCGCGACTGGCATCAAGCGGGTGACGGGCGAACGCCGCGACCTGTTCCGCCGACCCTTGACCTTCAAGGAGTTGAACGCCTTTGACGGCCTTGTCTTCGATCCGCCGCGAGCGGGTGCCGAGGACCAGTCGAAGCAGATCGCCCGCTCGGATGTTCCATTCGTTGCCGCGGTGTCCTGCAACCCGGTGACGCTTGCTCGCGACCTGCGCATCCTCGTCGACGGCGGCTACACCTTGAAAAGCGTGACGCCGATCGACCAGTTCCTGTGGTCGCCGCATGTCGAGGCGGTCGCCCTGCTGGAAAAGCCGAGGAAAAGGCGCGGCTGA
- a CDS encoding TlyA family RNA methyltransferase — MNSPLPASTRQRLDDLLVQRGLFASRSRARDAVERGTVTVDGSIARKPGQNVSPQCLVAIDDPAQGYVSRAALKLIGGLDHFSLDPAGREALDIGASTGGFTQVLLERGAAHVTAIDVGHGQIHPDIGKDPRVTVVEGLNARDITIADLAGRVPGFIVSDVSFISLKLALPPALAIAKPGAAGIFLVKPQFEAGREAIGKGGLLKDPFDAARVAGLLQDWLDTVPGWRSLGLHLSPIEGGDGNREFLLGGIKDR; from the coding sequence ATGAACTCGCCTCTGCCAGCCAGCACCCGCCAGCGGCTCGACGACCTGCTCGTCCAGCGCGGACTGTTTGCCAGCCGCTCGCGTGCCCGCGACGCGGTCGAGCGTGGCACGGTGACGGTCGATGGCTCCATTGCCCGCAAGCCCGGTCAGAACGTTTCGCCGCAATGCCTTGTTGCCATCGATGATCCGGCGCAAGGCTATGTCTCGCGCGCGGCACTGAAGCTGATCGGCGGGCTCGACCACTTCAGCCTCGACCCAGCCGGCCGCGAAGCGCTCGACATCGGCGCCTCGACCGGCGGGTTCACCCAGGTGCTGCTCGAACGCGGCGCCGCCCATGTCACGGCAATCGATGTGGGTCATGGCCAGATACATCCTGATATTGGCAAGGACCCGCGGGTGACGGTCGTCGAAGGGCTGAACGCCCGCGATATCACCATCGCTGACCTTGCCGGCCGTGTTCCAGGTTTCATCGTCTCCGACGTCAGCTTTATCTCGCTGAAGTTGGCGTTGCCGCCGGCGCTCGCCATTGCGAAGCCCGGTGCCGCCGGGATCTTTCTGGTCAAGCCGCAATTCGAGGCGGGTCGCGAGGCGATCGGCAAGGGCGGCCTCTTGAAAGACCCCTTCGATGCCGCCCGGGTCGCGGGCCTGCTGCAGGATTGGCTGGACACCGTGCCCGGCTGGCGCTCGCTCGGCCTGCATCTGTCGCCAATCGAAGGCGGCGACGGCAATCGCGAATTCCTGCTCGGTGGGATCAAGGATCGATGA
- a CDS encoding GFA family protein: MLTGTCHCGATHWTLEGDPGPITACNCTLCRRYGVLWAYDYADERIRVAGPMASYTRAGKDTPSLEILFCPTCACVLAWRGLRADASGRTRIAVNVRLAPLEAVADLPIDHFDGLDTFDDLPRDGRCVRDMWF; the protein is encoded by the coding sequence ATGCTGACGGGAACCTGCCACTGTGGCGCAACCCACTGGACCCTTGAGGGCGATCCGGGGCCGATCACCGCCTGCAACTGCACGCTTTGCCGCCGCTATGGCGTGCTCTGGGCCTATGACTATGCCGATGAGCGCATTCGCGTCGCGGGGCCGATGGCTAGTTACACGCGCGCCGGAAAGGATACGCCTTCGCTCGAAATCCTGTTCTGCCCGACTTGCGCCTGCGTGCTCGCCTGGCGCGGCCTGCGCGCCGATGCCTCCGGTCGAACGCGTATCGCCGTCAATGTGCGGCTGGCGCCGCTCGAGGCCGTGGCCGATCTGCCGATCGACCATTTCGATGGTCTTGACACTTTCGACGACCTGCCGCGCGATGGCCGCTGCGTGCGCGACATGTGGTTCTAG
- the dxs gene encoding 1-deoxy-D-xylulose-5-phosphate synthase: MNATPHTPLLDKVRIPADLRALDESELPQLASELRLELVDAVSRTGGHLGAGLGVVELTVALHYVFNTPDDRLIWDVGHQAYPHKILTGRRDRIRTLRQEGGLSGFTRRAESEYDPFGAAHSSTSISAGLGMAAARDLSGGRNNVIAVIGDGAMSAGMAYEAMNNAGALDARLIVILNDNDMSIAPPTGAMSAYLARLASGKAYAGLRDFGKKLTSYLGKRADRAITRAVEHARGYVTGGTLFEELGFYHIGPIDGHNLEHLIPVLKNVRDNGEGPVLIHVVTQKGKGYAPAEAAADKYHGVNKFDVITGAQAKAPANAPAYTKVFAESLIQEAREDDRIVAVTAAMPSGTGLDLFGEVFPSRTFDVGIAEQHAVTFAAGLATEGYKPFAAIYSTFLQRAYDQVVHDVAIQKLPVRFPIDRAGFVGADGATHCGAFDTTFLASLPGFVVMAAADEAELRHMVRTAASYDDGPIAFRYPRGNGVGVDMPERGSVLELGKGRIVREGTKVALLSFGTRLQDCLMAAEELGAAGLSTTVADARFAKPLDEDLIRRLARSHEVLVTVEEGAIGGFASHVLQFLAHEGLLESGLKVRPLVLPDVFADHAKPEKMYADAGLDAAGIVRTVFTALGHTARAQRA, translated from the coding sequence GTGAACGCAACGCCGCATACGCCGCTTCTCGACAAGGTCCGCATTCCGGCGGATTTGCGTGCGCTTGACGAGAGCGAACTGCCGCAACTGGCATCAGAACTCCGTCTCGAACTGGTCGACGCGGTGTCCCGCACCGGTGGCCATCTTGGCGCCGGCCTTGGCGTGGTCGAACTGACGGTCGCGCTGCACTATGTCTTCAACACCCCGGACGACCGGCTGATCTGGGATGTCGGCCATCAGGCCTATCCGCACAAGATCCTGACCGGCCGCCGCGATCGCATCCGCACGCTGCGCCAAGAAGGCGGCCTGTCCGGCTTCACCCGCCGCGCCGAGAGCGAATACGATCCCTTCGGCGCCGCCCATTCCTCGACATCGATATCGGCGGGCCTCGGCATGGCCGCGGCGCGCGACCTCTCCGGTGGCCGCAACAACGTCATAGCCGTCATCGGCGACGGCGCCATGTCGGCCGGCATGGCCTATGAGGCGATGAACAATGCCGGTGCGCTCGACGCCCGTCTCATCGTCATCCTCAACGACAACGACATGTCGATCGCACCGCCGACCGGCGCGATGAGCGCCTATCTGGCGCGGCTGGCCTCGGGCAAGGCCTATGCCGGCCTGCGCGACTTCGGCAAGAAACTGACGTCCTATCTCGGCAAGCGCGCCGATCGTGCCATTACAAGGGCGGTCGAGCATGCGCGCGGTTACGTCACCGGCGGCACCTTGTTCGAGGAACTCGGCTTCTACCATATCGGCCCGATCGACGGCCATAATCTCGAGCATCTGATCCCGGTCCTGAAAAACGTCCGCGACAATGGCGAAGGCCCGGTGCTGATCCATGTCGTCACCCAGAAGGGCAAGGGCTACGCACCGGCGGAAGCCGCCGCCGACAAATATCACGGCGTCAACAAGTTTGACGTCATCACCGGCGCGCAGGCCAAGGCGCCGGCCAACGCACCGGCCTACACCAAGGTGTTCGCCGAAAGCCTGATCCAGGAGGCGCGCGAGGACGATCGCATCGTCGCGGTCACCGCCGCCATGCCGAGCGGCACGGGGCTGGACCTGTTCGGCGAAGTGTTCCCGTCAAGGACCTTCGATGTCGGCATCGCCGAACAGCATGCGGTCACCTTCGCGGCGGGCCTGGCGACCGAAGGCTACAAGCCGTTCGCGGCGATCTATTCGACCTTCCTTCAGCGCGCCTACGACCAGGTCGTCCACGACGTCGCGATCCAGAAACTGCCGGTTCGTTTTCCCATCGACCGCGCCGGCTTCGTCGGTGCCGATGGCGCCACCCATTGCGGTGCCTTCGACACCACTTTCCTGGCAAGCCTGCCGGGCTTTGTCGTGATGGCCGCCGCCGACGAAGCGGAGCTGCGCCACATGGTGCGCACCGCGGCAAGCTATGATGATGGCCCGATCGCCTTCCGCTATCCGCGCGGCAACGGTGTCGGCGTCGACATGCCGGAGCGCGGCTCGGTTCTCGAACTCGGCAAGGGCCGCATCGTCAGGGAAGGCACAAAGGTGGCGCTGCTGTCCTTCGGCACGCGCTTGCAAGACTGCCTGATGGCTGCCGAGGAACTCGGCGCGGCCGGGCTTTCCACCACCGTCGCCGATGCCCGCTTCGCCAAGCCGCTCGACGAGGATCTGATCCGGCGGCTGGCCCGTTCGCACGAGGTTCTGGTGACGGTGGAGGAGGGCGCCATTGGCGGCTTCGCCAGCCATGTGCTGCAGTTCCTCGCCCACGAAGGACTGCTGGAAAGCGGCCTGAAGGTGCGCCCGCTGGTGCTGCCTGACGTGTTCGCAGATCACGCCAAGCCGGAAAAAATGTATGCCGATGCCGGCCTCGATGCCGCCGGCATCGTGCGCACCGTTTTCACCGCGCTCGGGCATACGGCCCGGGCCCAGCGCGCCTGA
- a CDS encoding pirin family protein yields the protein MSFFPGKDPEAGDAFASDQIELMVIPNAKDIGGFEVRRALPTARRRLVGPFIFFDRMGPAILRAGQALDVRPHPHIGLSTVTYLFDGKIRHRDSLGTEMVIQPGDVNLMTAGRGIVHSERTPEELRGAPMSISGLQTWLALPDGKEEVAPVFENTAALRLPEIDAEGVTGRVVIGDFQGLRSPVRADADTLYADLRLAAGASIKIPADAEERAIYTLEGEVTISGDVFPAERLLVFRPGDEIIVSSHTGAHFMLFGGASLGSQRYIWWNFVSSSKERIEQAKQEWKTGRFDIVPGDEKEFIPLPEN from the coding sequence ATGAGCTTCTTCCCGGGGAAAGACCCTGAAGCCGGCGACGCCTTTGCCAGCGACCAGATCGAACTGATGGTCATCCCGAACGCCAAGGACATTGGCGGCTTCGAGGTCCGTCGCGCTCTGCCGACCGCCAGGAGGCGGCTGGTCGGGCCGTTCATCTTCTTCGATCGCATGGGGCCGGCGATCCTGCGTGCAGGCCAGGCGCTCGACGTCCGTCCGCATCCGCATATCGGCCTGTCGACGGTTACCTATCTGTTCGACGGCAAGATCAGGCATCGCGATTCGCTCGGTACCGAAATGGTCATCCAGCCGGGTGACGTGAACCTGATGACCGCAGGCCGAGGCATCGTCCACTCCGAGCGTACGCCCGAGGAATTGCGCGGCGCGCCGATGTCGATCTCCGGCCTGCAGACATGGCTGGCATTGCCGGACGGCAAGGAGGAAGTGGCGCCCGTATTCGAGAACACCGCTGCCTTGCGGCTGCCCGAGATCGATGCCGAAGGCGTCACGGGCCGCGTTGTGATCGGTGACTTCCAGGGACTGCGTTCCCCGGTACGGGCCGACGCCGACACGCTCTACGCCGACCTCAGGCTGGCGGCCGGCGCCAGCATAAAGATCCCGGCCGATGCGGAGGAGCGCGCCATCTACACACTGGAAGGCGAGGTCACGATTTCGGGTGACGTCTTCCCGGCTGAACGCCTGCTGGTGTTCCGGCCCGGCGACGAGATCATCGTGTCGTCGCACACCGGCGCGCATTTCATGCTGTTCGGCGGCGCCTCGCTCGGCTCGCAGCGCTACATCTGGTGGAATTTCGTCTCCTCCTCCAAGGAGCGCATCGAACAGGCCAAGCAGGAATGGAAGACGGGCCGCTTCGATATCGTTCCTGGAGACGAGAAAGAGTTTATTCCGCTGCCGGAGAACTGA
- a CDS encoding DUF2277 domain-containing protein: MCRNIKTLFNFDPPATNDEVRDAALQFVRKLSGTTRPSKQNQHAFDHAVEAIAASARELLDSLETNQHPRNREEVAAKLRAKAAIRFA; encoded by the coding sequence ATGTGCAGAAACATCAAGACCCTGTTCAATTTTGATCCGCCGGCAACCAATGACGAAGTGCGCGACGCAGCCCTTCAATTTGTCCGCAAGCTGAGCGGAACGACGCGGCCCTCGAAACAGAACCAGCATGCGTTCGACCACGCCGTGGAGGCCATTGCGGCATCGGCGCGCGAACTTCTCGATTCGCTCGAAACCAACCAGCATCCGCGCAACCGCGAAGAAGTGGCCGCCAAACTGCGGGCAAAAGCGGCGATCCGCTTTGCCTGA